TATAAAACAAACCTTCTTTCTTCATTTTctaaatgtattttttataGCAAAAATGACTAATATGTGGTGTAAATTGAAAAAATGAAACAGATGCACAACATTTACAAACTACGCCTACAACTGCAATGATTCTTAACCCACTATGTGATATCGCCAAAGAAATACAAACATGATACGTATTTCTGAATTTCTAACTCTTCGTATTTGTGAGTTATACATTTCATTGTATAAATTGTATGAACTTACTTATTTATTCACAAAAATTATTCTAGCATGACaactttctttttaaatatataaaatgatgTTAGAAACTAGATAAAAACAGTGGACATTttgttatttataatatatgaatgCTTAAAgactattatttataataaatttgtaGGTTGGATGCAGACCAAAAACAAGATAAATTAAAAGAACTTTGGGTTACGAAGACACTCACAGACGCCAAACAAGTGACATTAGATGATGTAACAAAAAAACGAGCTATGTTGACGGAGGTACTGCATTTACTGTTTATGAATCTTAATAGTTTTAATTACTAAAATGATACAAAACAAAAACCAGATAATTTGCCCATGCTAAATATTAAAAGTTTTAACAACTAACATTCAAACTAAACCAAGATTCGAAATGCTTCTTATTTTTACATAGAACAACTACTATTTGATACGGAGCAAGATAAAGGAAATCGAAAACAAAGCTACTCCATGGTATGAAGCATGTGATCATTGTTTCCAAGATGCTACAAAAACAAACAACAAAGCAAGTTGTGCCAATTGCATCAACTATCCAATTAAGATCATTccaaagtaataaaaaataacaatacCCAACCCAAGTTTTAGATCACGGTAAAAAAAAGAGATGATCACTTCTTTACTTTTTTATGTTGCAGGTATAGAATAACAATCACAATTGAAGATGTGAATGAGACGGTAAGAATAACATTATTTGGAAAAGTTGCATCATCTTTTGTTTGATGTTCTATTGAAGATTTCATTCAAATTCATGACCAGGTATAagaaaaacaaacaaatgattttatatctacataaatagaatatttagattttcaatctaacaataaaaattttcaatgcaaaatTTACCAAATAACCCATATAAAGATTTGCTAATTAAGTCAACCAAGCTCCACACATTCTTATTCAAGTTGGATAATTCAGTAGAAATACGTGATGACCGATGGGGTGTTAAAGATTGTGGCAAAAGCTATTGAGATACATGACAATTATCCAACAACAAATGTCAATATCAAGAAATGGAGATCTCGGAAGATTATCAAGCAAACTAAACAAAGCAATGTACCGCCAAAGGTAGAAAAGTCAAATGAAATTAAGCATcaacaaaaaataaagatacatgaagaTGAAGATGAAATAGAGATTCGAGATGACGAACCAATTGCCGCCTACAAAAAAAGAGCTAAGAAGATAAAAATCGATGGGTACAAAAAGATTTCAggggtttttaaatcaaagacAAGAAAATGTGATGATTTTATTTGTTACCAAATAACTATTTATTAATCTATTAATAGTTATTCTTAttgcaaaaataatttcaacatatttaaataagattATCATATACAAATTATCTTTATTTCTCTACGTGCACGCACGTGCATTTCTCTggttaaaaacaaaattgatacaaaaataataatacagTTGAAACAACTGTAAATAGTATCTCGGATTTATATGTGACAAAACCGATCCTTCGGGGAAAAAAATCTTCTAGCAAAGCTTAGCTTATCATCTTCCTCGGACGGATAGGCTATGGCGACTCTAAGCCTAGGTGTACTCCCTAAAACCCCAGATCAGTTCCCCAAAACCCTAACCTCTCTTTGTCCACTTCCTTGTACATCTGTATCATTCCTCTCGTCTACTCGGATAACGTCAAGAACCGCTTATTTTCCCGCTTTAAGAGCACTTGCTGATGGCGAATACTCTTCCAGGCGAGGCAGCAGTAATGCGGAAAGGGAGACGATTATGTTACCTGGCTGCGACTATAATCATTGGCTCATTGTCTTGGACTTTCCCAAAGACCCTGCTCCCACCAGAGAGCAAATGATTGAAACTTACCTCAATACTCTTGCTACGGTTCTTGGGAGGTATCATCGTCTTGTTTGCTTTCAATTTTCAACTTCATGGTGCTTTTGTTGACAATTGTGAAGGATAAATGTCTGTAATTTGTTTTACCTGTAACTCTGCTCGACAAAGTCATTTGGTGAAAGAAAGTTTTTACTTATTTCTTGATAACCAATTTGTTTTCCAGGCGGTCCTTTTTCTTTCCCTCGTAGATAGATAATATGACAATCTCTTATGAAGTCTTGCTGAATATGACATTTTTAAATTACAAAAGGCTTCATATTAGCAATGTCTCAATTGTCTCACTTTGATTTCGAATTTCGATAGCATGGAAGAAGCCAAGAAAAACATGTATGCATTTAGTACCACTACATACACTGGATTTCAATGCACTGTATCTGAAGAAACATCCGAGAAATTTAAGGGTATGTCTTTTGCTACTGAAAGTCTGACTTTTTCCTTCTTTCCCATTCATAGCAATCTCTGTTTCAGATTTTCAGAGTTTTCTTGTTTGTAGGTTTGCCTGGTGTTTTATGGGTCCTGCCAGATTCTTATATAGATGTTAAAAACAAGGATTATGGAGGTTTGCTGTTTATGAGCGTTATTGTGTTTGACGTCTAAATTGGAAACGattgtatttaatttttttcttgattgtagGTGATAAGTACATCAATGGAGAGATAATTCCATGTCAGTATCCAACTTATCAACCAAAGCAAGCTAGAAGTTCCAAATACAAGAGCAAGGCATATGTCAGGCAGAGAGATGGCCCCCCTTCTGACCAAAGAAGAACAAGACAGGGAGCGACTCCTGAATCCGCCTCTTGATTTGTGATCACTAGGTTGAAGTTTCTTTACAGAAATCGGCTATATCAATTACTAATTTAATATATCTGGTTCACGATGAAAGTAAAATAACAAGGCATTCATTGCTTCGTATGTTAAACAGCAGCGTGAAATTCCTTCTGATTTATATCCGTGTTCATGCTAGTAATACTTTGTTGTTTACAGTGATTTTGCTTCCTTACTGTTGTGCTGGCTTGCAGGTGGCATATCAGTTTTGTTGATTTTCTGTTTATGAAATGCTAGCATGTCGAATAATGCTTTCAAGTCTCTGATGCCGGGATGTCAATTCAAGATTAATGATCCTCCCCTGTATCCGGGTTGATTCACGGCTTTTAGTAGCAGTTATTTGTTACCATGAGTAGTTTCATAGTGTCTTGTGGATTCAACGAGATAAAGTACGTGTAATCTGGAATCGGTATCATATTGCTCTCATTTCTCATTCTAGTCTTGCTGTCTTATTTTCTTATTACCATCATCTAAACATCACCCTTTTTTTTTGGGACCCTATCAAAATCAAGCAAGTGAACAGGTTAATGATAAAAGTTGTGGCCCTTAATGATTGCACGGGGGACTTGACTTTTATTAGAAGTTACTTAAGGATTGAGTATTTTGTCACCACAATACAAAAACAATAATTGAAAGATAAAAAGGATAGATTTATAGTTGAGGGGCTGGGGAAAGAATGGGTATGCTCACCTGTATTGCCCCCTACAAATTGCAAAAAATCAGATCTTGAAGCCACGTGATACCCTCTCTGTTGAATACAAAATGACCTTAGAAAAACAATGCCGAAGGTCAATTGTCGCCCTCACTGTTTTGGAATTAATAAACTGAAGGAAGAGAGTCACATGAACTTTGTCCTCAAACTGATCCCTGTTCTCTCCACCTAGCATAGAGTGTCTACATCTTGGTAAAACTCTCTATGGTGGACGTACCAAACGTTTTTCTGGAGTCTACTTCTCTAAAATGTAGTACAAGTGGATAAGAACCAAGAAGCGTCTACAATTAAAACATCATCTACCAACTGTGATCCTACCATTTCAGTTTTGAGTAGTTCATCTCCCCCACTATGATTCTCCTCCAAATTTTGATGTTCAGAGATCTACTTAAAAGTCTTATTTTGATTCTTAATGTCCTTCTATAACTACTCCATACCAGTCTTCTGAATACAACATGGTTCCAATTCCATTTCAGGCCTCATTTTCGCCCTCTTCTTGTTTTGACTTCAACGAGCCCAACGTTGGTGAATATAATTTTTTCATCACTCCATTTGTATCTACTCACATGGCTACGCCTAGCCCAAAATGATCCAGTACTCGCCTGTTGAAAATCATTCTTCTGATAATGAATATTACAGCGGGTATCTGAATCCATCAGAAATAAGTTGCTCTGTTTACCAGTGCAGTGAGCCTAAGCTGCTGCAGTATGATCCATCATTTTCTTCTGAGAAAGTCCGCAGTCGCTTATTCTGTTTTTATACGAGAAATCAACGTACCCGAATTCGAAGCACACACTGACACATACATAAGGACCCCAGCGTTGCATGAACTTATGCAGTCATTTGCTTTTAATATAGTTAATTCATTTCTTTTAtagtttaatttataaaaatatgataaaaagttTGAGAATGTGCGGGAGGCGgtgaatataataaaatttatacattttatcAAATTGAGATAATAATATTTGTATATATTCATTTAAAGGACCAAAATAATAAGATATATATACTTTGTGGAAGCATATAAAATATGTTTCCACGAAGAACCAAGAAGACAGTGGTTCTCATTTGGTTTTACAAAGCATATATACATCAATGAAAGTTGATGTCATCAATGAGAACCAAGAAGACAATGGTTCTCATTCTGGAAAATAATTGGGAATTCATcaataaatgaaatatatatgaATCCATACAGTATACGTTAACAGATTATTGTCTGTAAAAgtatatattatttgaatatataatatatatattttttcgatTTCTTGTTTCTTGACCTATTTTGATGATTGATAAACATTCCAAATGTTGGTAgaaaaatctcgtttttgggATCGCAAAGACCTAAAGCCTAAAGGATTGATGAAGGCAGAATCAATGGATATATATAACTTGTTATTagttataatttttataaatcaacCTAAGCTTATCCAAAAAAAGACTAATGATAATCTAAAAAAAGACTTAGTTCCACTGGTTTTTTCGAAAAGTCCTTCTGTGTTTGAACTAAATGAGCATTAACTAAACATTGCCGATCTTTTATACCTGACGCATATAaatttacataaaataaaaataataaaaactaaatCGATACGCATTTAGAAGTCAAAATAGTTAAATTCGAATAGgtgaaataaaatgaaatcgaTCTACAATGAAGCTGTGTCGTTTATCTGGTAAATGTTAGTTTTTTGTTTTACCCTTGGTGTGTATGAAGCTCAACAAGCATTTTGAATTCGGCAAGTTGAAATTGACATATGCACGTACAGTTTTCTACCATCAGGAAAGGATGGAGATGAGAGGGCCATATTGAATTCATGCAAATGCAATAAGTGTTGGAACATTTAGCacgaataataatttttcacaaAAGAGAAACAATAGGATTTAGCCAGAACTGTGGCCAACCGCATAAGAAATAAGAGCTTAAAACTAACCCCAAAGTCGAGCTGGACATGACGATTTCAAATTGGCTGAATCAGCAACCGTGATGGTACAATTGCCACCAATACATTCAGTTCATTAGAACCAAGcctgcaataataataatataatcttACAATCATTTTCAAactaaaaatgataattttttacATCAATTCCTCTTTGGGTGGGCTTGTCCTTGTTGCCTGATTTGAGGTGGGGGGAACCCAGATTTCAGCAACCAAATTTATATCAATACTATATGCATTGGATGCAGCTTGCGCTATAAATGCTCAGCTGCATGAACGATTTCTCGTTTTCGTAAAGGTCTCCGGATCTCACTGTAACCACTGTAACTTAGTAGCCATTTATCTGGGGTCTTGGGGTTGGACCTGTTAATCGAGAAAATGGAATCTGACCAGGACTCTGAAGACCTTTGGACCCAGAAAATCGATCACCAAGGGCTTGATCAGAGACTGATCTTGAAAAGGTCTGGGCAAGCTCAACTGCAGAAGCTGCTTTACCATAGCGAAGAGGGGGAGAGGCCGGCCTTGGTTGTTCCACAGGTTTCCGCCAAGTTTCTGGTGATGGAGGTCTATCCTGCAGCTGCAGATTTCGGTGCTTCTCAATATCTTTGTTATTCTTTCGAATTTCGTTTCGCTTGTTCCTCGTCTGTGAATCAATTCTCTCACCACTACTTGGATGATCTCGCCTATCAGTGCGCTTCACATTTTCTGCTTTTTCGCCATAATGAGTGACATAAAAGGATGTATTAGCCATGGGAGCTACTTGCTTGACCCTTCATTATTTCCAAGGAAAAAATGGTTCAATGGTCTTGTTATAATCATGCGTAAAGCTGTTTCACATACTTGATTGAGAATAGAATGAAAAAAGAAATCAGTCCATACCTTGAGGGAGATTGCACGTGACTGCTTATAGCTTCATCATCAATCCCACGCTCCATCAAAATCTGAAACCGTATCAGTGTATATAAGGATGAGAACAATGCGCCCAAAGAAAAGATCAAATCCACAAATGCAACTTAAGAAATAAAAACATCAGTCTGTTAAGCGGCATCAGGACAAAGACTAACTGCATCAGAAGACAAGGCATTCGGAACATTTTAAAGGTAGAGGTAAGATACAGAATGGGAAAAAAGAGATTTATGTGACTTGAGCCAGAACATTCTCTGTCACGCACAGTTGCAggtcaacataggaaagagaaatATTACCACTTCTCGTGGCCGAGCGCCTCCAAAGACAGTGCCTCTACAAGCAATGACAAAGGTAAGCAGGTTAGGAACAGAAATACATCTCTCTTATGAATTTCCGAAGTGTAACAAGAAAGCAATGGCAAACAGCTCTTCTTTTTTGGCTTTCTTCCCTTTTAAACCAAAACTCATTGTTAAAAAGGAAAGCTTGAACCATGCAACAAACAAACCTCTCATCAGACAATAAGCAATAAACAAAGTTGCATCATATGATgaatgatttcttgtaaaaGTTCGCTTGAAATTTTACCTTTTTTGAGTTTTTCTACCCAACTGCTCACCCCTTATTTAAAATCCCACATTAACAAATTAATCCTCTAGGGCCAAAAATGGGAGGTCATTACTAATCATGTGCACCAGATGGTTCTGAGTGTTACTATGgttcaatattaatattaaaaaaaaattggaaaaaaagtACCAGCTGATGTAGTTCCACAAACAGATTAGCCCATTACAGGTGGCAACAACAAAACTAAACCCATTATGGCAAAAAACGGAATCACATGTGAAGTCAAGAAGCATAAGGGTATAAGTAGGTGCATTATGCCGTCCGTGCTAAGAGCCAGTAGGTTCCAGTTCCACTTTCTGTCAGCTCATATTATTGTCCTTCATGTACTCGAATATTTAACAATTTGCATTTCAACAAGAGATTTCTTATAATCAAGCAGATACCTAGATAAAAGGTCTTCTCATAGTTACTAAAATCCACAAGGCCTACTCATAGGTCCCCATAGCTCAACAAGGCCCACCCAGATGCCTCAACACAGTCCATTTAGCCAAGGCCCAATCCTTCAATGAAACATGCACCTTAACCATCTAGCCTCAGTCTTAGTGGGATTTAAATGCTCAAGCCGTTTTTTAAGCGCCTCTTAAACTTAGGGATAGTAACTCAAATACAAGGCAAAACAATAACTACCTGTTTACAATAATATACCAATGATTAGTTGCTCCATTGCCATACAACATTACAAAGTTTATGTTTGGTTATATGTGATTAAATGATTttcaaacataaaaaattcTACCACATCATCCCTCAGAGGCTCCTCAGTCCTCACTAATAAGGCACATGCTATGCTTTGCGATAAGGATCAACCATACACACGCGCTTTCATCGCACCATGCTTCTAGTAGGTGAGGTGTTTATAAACTAATGCTGTTGGTACAAGACAAGAAACTTACAAAGAAAACCCtaataaaataatgtttttaacttGACGTAcctttttatttcatttttcccATCTACTGGTTCGAGATATAGTGATCGTGGCTTCAAATTCAGTTTGGAGCGCTCTACAGTTTGATCCAAAACCATAGGTTCAGTATTCTCACGTTGTACAGAATATTTAGTGTCATTAACTCCGTGATCATCCCCCACTTGAACATAACTTGGCTGCTGAAGCCCCTGCACTCAAAAAAGATTATTGCAGTGCTATATTGACATACATCTGATACAATTCATACACGCGGCCTCAAACCATTACCTGCTTATAATCAACCTGTGGTTCCAAATACTCTATCGGTTTGGACCTCGGAAGCAATTTGAGTTTTGGTCGCTCTGACGATTCTGAAGGCAAGAATGAATGAAACTCTGAACCGCCTGATTTTCCACTAGCTTGAAGTGAACGAATTCCACTAGAATAAAGTGACGGATTCCTCTCATGTGACTCCATTTGAGTGGTAGGTTTGAACCCCTCATAAGGAGGTATCTCTTTAACACCGCTATGAATCACATCATCAACAGTCAGACTCTTTTCAGCATGCATTGCCAGAGTAATATCGTGATAGTCGGAAGAATTTGCCACGTTTATCTGATCGTAGTTATTTTTCCCGTACATACCATTGGCTTTGTAAAGCAAATCTGCCCTGGTTTCTGGATTTCCAAGGACTTGGACATCTTTCTGATGAAGAATATGTTCTTTTGAGTTCCACCTACCGGATGAAACCTTCTCAAGAGCACTGGCATGAGCCAACTTTGTTTCTGCATCAGGAGCAGACCATGCAACAAATATAGGCTCTTTACCAGCAATAGTCTCCTTTCTTAACCCCCAGGCATTAGGATTGGATCCACCCACTGTCTTCCTAGCATTATCAGCCACATTAGAATAATTAGACCTAGCACTCACACTAGCTGTAAAATTTTGCACGCCCAATCCCCCATTAAGCACTTCAATCCGCCTCCCAGCATAAGAGCTAACCATTAAATCACTTGAAAATTGTGAAACTTGAACTGAAGAAGTCATACTACCAGTTCTAATACCAGATAAATTATCCATCTTAGGCTCTACCAAACCACTTTCTTGAGCATGAATGTTCACGTCACTGATTGTTCGACGAGGACCTGACGTCCCATCCAGAGGCTTGCGTTCATCCTCGTCAAAATTGCGACCAATCTGTGCACTATGACTTAAAAATCGGTTCTTGTCATCAAGGTTTCTTGCAGAGCCTGCAGATGCCGGTCGCAACCTATGATCAGCTGACCTTCCCACAGAATTCCCCCATGGCGCCTGGCGATCAAGTCCACCACGATCTGCAGGCCGAACCATACTGtcgagaaaataaataaatcacatCCAAGAAATTACTTTCACCTTCAGAACTACTTAACATACATAACgcataatttacataaatattAGCTCAAATTAGCGAGAACCCAGTATGTGAGAAATCTCAGGTGAATAGATAGATATAGATCCAAGATCTTtatcaaacaaaaaaataagtaaataaaGCCTCGTTCACAAAATAATCCCAGAATCTCGATGCAGGAATTTATAATATTGATTAAGAATCCCATTAAATTGATCAGCAAACCTACCACAAAGGATCAATCTTGAATAAAAGTAGCCATAAGCAGCGATCAGAAACAAATGGGCATTATCAGATCATCGTGTCAGAACCCAAACGCAAGGTCCAAACACATCTTAGcattgaaaataaatataaaaaatcaagACTCACACGCCAGGTGCAGAGGGGAGAGGTAGATCGGAAGGTATGGAGCCACCATGGAAATCTTTCAGAGTCATCGTTGCCTTCTTCTTCGACATTCTAATTATTACTTTCTCCCttccaatcaatcaatcaatttaaatatataaaaaatcccttgccaattaattaaataaaatgttaCCAGATTCGAAAATGAACAATATCAAGAAGAGTAAATCTCAATTTCTCGATAACCAATCAGGAAAAATTAACTTCCACTGGTATAAAcccaaaattaaaaaattgagtTCCAGTGAAAGAAAGATTGAGAAGAGGCGATTAGAGGGACAAAAGTGCGAGCGATGGGAAAGAATATACCGAGAAGGGATGGATAGAATAGGAGAACTCTGTCcgaaaacaaatttttaataACAAATTAATTTGACGCCCTagttaattttttctttttttttccttttttttttgttagtgAAAACGATTGTTTTAgataattttatgtttttaaattacaatttaattttttttattacaacatGAATTATTTAACAATTGACGAAAGTACTAACAGGAGCGgtaaaattatcaaattaattatatttaattattttacaaaattttgcaaatatttaatttttattttaaaaaataaaatagtggctaaaatatttatataaatcagATGATTTACATTATATAAATTAAGTTGTGTATTATATACTCCGAGGCATGAAATTATGGTTACAAAATATATTGGTTTTGGATTTGGTCAAATGCTCAGGCACACGAGCCGAGactataaatattt
This window of the Primulina tabacum isolate GXHZ01 chromosome 4, ASM2559414v2, whole genome shotgun sequence genome carries:
- the LOC142542608 gene encoding uncharacterized protein LOC142542608: MSKKKATMTLKDFHGGSIPSDLPLPSAPGVMVRPADRGGLDRQAPWGNSVGRSADHRLRPASAGSARNLDDKNRFLSHSAQIGRNFDEDERKPLDGTSGPRRTISDVNIHAQESGLVEPKMDNLSGIRTGSMTSSVQVSQFSSDLMVSSYAGRRIEVLNGGLGVQNFTASVSARSNYSNVADNARKTVGGSNPNAWGLRKETIAGKEPIFVAWSAPDAETKLAHASALEKVSSGRWNSKEHILHQKDVQVLGNPETRADLLYKANGMYGKNNYDQINVANSSDYHDITLAMHAEKSLTVDDVIHSGVKEIPPYEGFKPTTQMESHERNPSLYSSGIRSLQASGKSGGSEFHSFLPSESSERPKLKLLPRSKPIEYLEPQVDYKQGLQQPSYVQVGDDHGVNDTKYSVQRENTEPMVLDQTVERSKLNLKPRSLYLEPVDGKNEIKRGTVFGGARPREVILMERGIDDEAISSHVQSPSRVKQVAPMANTSFYVTHYGEKAENVKRTDRRDHPSSGERIDSQTRNKRNEIRKNNKDIEKHRNLQLQDRPPSPETWRKPVEQPRPASPPLRYGKAASAVELAQTFSRSVSDQALGDRFSGSKGLQSPGQIPFSRLTGPTPRPQINGY
- the LOC142542607 gene encoding DAG protein, chloroplastic-like; the encoded protein is MATLSLGVLPKTPDQFPKTLTSLCPLPCTSVSFLSSTRITSRTAYFPALRALADGEYSSRRGSSNAERETIMLPGCDYNHWLIVLDFPKDPAPTREQMIETYLNTLATVLGSMEEAKKNMYAFSTTTYTGFQCTVSEETSEKFKGLPGVLWVLPDSYIDVKNKDYGGDKYINGEIIPCQYPTYQPKQARSSKYKSKAYVRQRDGPPSDQRRTRQGATPESAS